The Brevibacillus brevis genome contains a region encoding:
- a CDS encoding GNAT family N-acetyltransferase, with protein MLSFFWKGVDACESVGRIDYAPSFPRIGRSFTKNDQDSEIARASDAIYFPRSEAGARLWTEQQAARVPDGDNMRLAIETLDGELVGTINSHHCDSRNGNFQYGVAIFRDYHRRGYASEAVKIFLTYFFQELRYEKVTAHVFAFNETSKRLQEHLGFQLEGTLRNMIYTNGQHYDEYIYGLLKSEFVR; from the coding sequence GTGCTATCCTTTTTCTGGAAAGGGGTTGATGCTTGTGAATCTGTGGGAAGGATAGATTACGCGCCGTCGTTCCCGAGGATTGGCAGAAGTTTCACAAAAAATGATCAAGATTCGGAGATAGCAAGAGCATCTGATGCCATTTATTTTCCTAGATCGGAAGCTGGAGCAAGATTGTGGACAGAGCAGCAAGCAGCCAGAGTCCCTGACGGAGACAATATGCGGCTTGCGATTGAAACCTTGGATGGAGAATTGGTAGGCACGATCAACTCGCATCACTGTGATTCCCGGAATGGAAATTTTCAATATGGAGTGGCCATTTTCCGCGACTATCATCGCAGAGGATATGCTTCGGAAGCCGTAAAGATTTTTCTCACCTATTTTTTTCAGGAGCTGCGTTATGAGAAAGTAACGGCACATGTTTTTGCTTTTAACGAAACATCGAAACGATTGCAGGAACACCTCGGCTTTCAACTGGAAGGCACGCTTCGGAATATGATCTATACGAACGGCCAACATTATGATGAATACATATATGGGCTGTTAAAAAGTGAATTTGTCAGATAG
- a CDS encoding DUF4132 domain-containing protein, whose protein sequence is MVLRKTDLNPVTKKFVEEFISASDRNKHLYDQIADYVAGDTDECPEIAEDPRFYSYTIRSEFDKLKKRGEELAFYRAAVLIYKASNRFYDKKNVMDECFLDQIELQSMKEISDADIRARDQKALEAMRKTAEHFGPALFGEFLVKAAEDYRVSISRDYSSTFDRAKFLLFISYAYTISPSVLEEAKEKLMPIYYYLLTGDTREFIKELHTIAKEVVTMQFSSNNLLTNESLYPSFVKEKKAALREKYYQGEQVKEGSLLNQKHLKRYMELVISLLYFRIHVKGGTSAFLKKEEEIDRELHDTLQIFFDMFPLDILSEDKRLAGLVQMEEPYDLLLGLREHLLSPPTLWEQVKQLALEDVTKSRRALELASIPMVKGFLYKTLAVAGVDLSDFQPSLEGIIQDALRRAKGSTKLASYLDGKAALEDVLEHVHMEDVQLVRQQMILLSFLPVDHPFIARLIPFMCHYKDNSNRRVGHMCFAHAFQDRLTGIIDHYRKDEAVDVQTLFYQILSIKEMHYYYTDVNEEVYRSLVVANPEMSLAQFDKLDTELRVFVMQTLLAAKETLSEKLRNQAILLGLADSSKKVSGLAGSAFLQAKDKELYLHVYQTEKKAKVKEMALDAIRSLDNNKEIFQELLTTEKSSKFKTLLQTFIDAEEQGPDASLTHLGNLTDKRKLTRIKWMPLERMPVLRDQDGNELGQEVMEYMLTASIEFPTAPNPLVLDLKPSLQAASVADFTVEALRTWLDNGAVAKEKWIMPLCVAFGDRRIVDTIGQLIKEWTDHSRGALAADGVRALSFSNDLTALRLIDQIKRTIKNRQVKTAAEEALSMAAANQNISAMELEDRLVTTLGFDASGKQVFDYGDRTFTVKVSNELELEVTNDSTGKAVKNLPAPSAKDDQEKAEQARLTFAQLKKDLKNMVKVQSLRLEESLSKSRYWSTAAWKRLFVENVLMQKFAIGLIWGVYEDGKLVDTFRYMDDGTFNTVDEDEYELADEQLIGLIHPLELDEETLNGWRTQLEDYEITQPFEQLNREAFLPTEEEVKANELLRLPVESYSPTAFAKMMEKFGWVKGTPLDAGYYYEFYKLYDGMVAELKISGASISYWEGMEDVKLEALAFFPNKDAEYKHFYFKPVDRLKLTDIPTRIFSETVYDVMRAAGK, encoded by the coding sequence ATGGTTTTACGAAAGACAGATCTCAATCCGGTTACGAAGAAATTTGTGGAGGAGTTTATCAGTGCAAGTGATCGAAACAAGCATTTGTACGATCAAATCGCTGATTACGTTGCAGGTGACACAGACGAATGCCCGGAAATCGCAGAGGACCCGCGGTTTTACAGCTATACGATTCGATCCGAATTTGACAAGCTGAAAAAACGCGGCGAGGAGCTGGCTTTCTACCGAGCAGCTGTATTGATCTACAAGGCAAGTAACCGTTTTTACGATAAGAAAAACGTAATGGATGAGTGCTTCCTGGACCAGATCGAACTGCAAAGTATGAAGGAAATTAGTGATGCTGATATCCGTGCTAGAGATCAGAAAGCATTGGAGGCCATGAGAAAAACGGCCGAGCATTTTGGGCCTGCGTTGTTTGGCGAATTTTTGGTAAAAGCCGCGGAGGATTATCGCGTAAGCATCAGCCGTGACTACTCCTCGACATTTGATCGGGCCAAATTTTTGCTGTTCATTTCATATGCGTACACGATTTCTCCGAGCGTATTGGAGGAAGCAAAAGAAAAGCTGATGCCGATCTACTATTACCTGCTTACAGGTGATACGCGCGAATTTATAAAAGAGCTGCATACCATTGCAAAAGAAGTCGTGACCATGCAGTTTTCGAGCAACAATTTACTGACGAACGAGTCGTTGTACCCTTCGTTCGTCAAAGAAAAAAAGGCTGCGCTGCGAGAAAAGTATTATCAAGGAGAGCAGGTCAAGGAAGGCTCCCTTTTGAATCAGAAGCATTTGAAGCGTTATATGGAGCTGGTCATCAGCTTGCTGTATTTCCGCATTCACGTCAAAGGCGGGACCAGTGCATTTCTGAAGAAGGAAGAGGAGATCGATCGGGAGCTGCACGACACCTTGCAAATCTTTTTTGACATGTTCCCGCTTGATATCCTGTCCGAAGATAAGAGACTGGCTGGCCTTGTGCAGATGGAGGAGCCTTACGATCTACTGCTGGGACTTCGCGAGCATTTGCTATCTCCCCCGACGCTCTGGGAGCAGGTGAAACAGCTGGCGCTTGAAGATGTAACCAAATCGAGACGAGCGCTTGAGCTTGCTTCAATCCCGATGGTCAAAGGATTTTTATACAAAACGCTGGCGGTAGCAGGCGTGGATCTCTCCGATTTCCAGCCTTCTTTGGAAGGGATTATTCAAGACGCGCTGCGACGTGCGAAGGGCTCGACGAAGCTGGCGAGCTATTTGGATGGAAAAGCTGCCCTAGAGGATGTGCTCGAGCATGTGCATATGGAGGACGTACAACTCGTAAGACAGCAGATGATCCTGTTGAGCTTCTTGCCTGTAGACCATCCGTTTATTGCGCGTCTGATTCCGTTCATGTGCCACTACAAAGACAATTCCAATCGCAGAGTAGGCCATATGTGCTTTGCTCATGCGTTCCAGGATCGATTGACCGGCATCATCGATCATTACCGGAAGGACGAAGCTGTAGATGTCCAGACACTTTTCTATCAGATTTTGTCGATCAAGGAGATGCACTATTATTACACAGACGTCAATGAAGAAGTGTATCGTTCATTGGTCGTAGCGAATCCGGAGATGAGTCTGGCTCAATTTGACAAGCTGGATACGGAGCTTCGCGTGTTTGTGATGCAAACCCTATTGGCGGCAAAGGAGACGCTGTCTGAGAAATTGCGGAACCAAGCGATTCTGCTCGGGTTGGCTGACAGCTCGAAGAAAGTGAGCGGCCTTGCTGGTTCAGCGTTTCTTCAGGCCAAAGACAAGGAGCTTTATTTGCACGTTTATCAAACCGAGAAAAAAGCAAAGGTCAAGGAAATGGCGCTTGATGCGATTCGCTCCCTGGACAATAACAAGGAGATTTTCCAGGAGCTATTGACAACAGAAAAGAGCAGCAAATTTAAAACGCTGCTGCAAACATTTATCGACGCCGAGGAGCAAGGGCCAGATGCGAGTTTGACCCATTTGGGCAATCTGACCGACAAGCGCAAGCTCACACGGATTAAATGGATGCCACTGGAGCGCATGCCAGTCCTTCGCGACCAAGACGGCAACGAGCTGGGCCAAGAAGTAATGGAGTACATGCTAACCGCTTCGATCGAATTCCCGACAGCACCAAACCCGTTGGTGCTTGACTTGAAACCTTCTCTGCAAGCGGCATCTGTTGCTGACTTTACCGTAGAAGCATTGCGTACATGGCTCGATAATGGAGCAGTCGCCAAAGAAAAATGGATCATGCCGCTCTGCGTCGCTTTCGGAGATCGACGTATAGTCGATACGATTGGTCAGTTGATTAAGGAATGGACAGATCACTCTCGCGGTGCTTTGGCTGCGGATGGCGTGCGTGCCCTGTCGTTCTCAAATGATTTGACTGCACTGCGTCTCATCGACCAGATCAAGCGTACGATCAAAAACAGGCAAGTCAAAACAGCAGCAGAAGAGGCGCTTTCCATGGCGGCTGCGAATCAGAACATTTCCGCGATGGAACTGGAAGACCGATTGGTAACTACGCTTGGTTTCGATGCATCCGGCAAGCAAGTGTTTGACTACGGAGACCGCACCTTCACGGTCAAAGTAAGCAACGAGCTGGAGCTGGAAGTTACGAACGACAGTACAGGAAAAGCGGTAAAAAATCTGCCTGCGCCGTCCGCGAAAGACGATCAGGAGAAGGCAGAACAAGCGCGATTGACTTTTGCTCAATTGAAAAAAGACCTGAAAAATATGGTGAAGGTACAATCTCTTCGTTTGGAGGAGTCCCTGTCCAAATCGCGTTATTGGTCAACGGCAGCATGGAAACGTCTCTTTGTAGAGAACGTGTTGATGCAAAAATTCGCAATTGGACTGATCTGGGGTGTATACGAGGACGGAAAGCTCGTAGATACGTTCCGCTATATGGACGATGGGACATTTAACACCGTGGACGAGGATGAGTATGAGCTGGCAGATGAGCAGCTCATTGGCTTGATTCACCCACTGGAGCTGGACGAAGAGACGTTGAACGGCTGGCGTACTCAGCTGGAAGATTACGAAATTACACAACCATTCGAGCAGTTGAATCGGGAAGCGTTCCTGCCTACGGAAGAAGAAGTAAAAGCCAATGAATTGCTCCGCCTGCCTGTTGAATCGTACTCACCTACTGCTTTTGCAAAAATGATGGAGAAATTCGGCTGGGTCAAAGGAACGCCGCTCGATGCCGGTTATTATTACGAGTTTTACAAACTGTATGACGGTATGGTGGCTGAGTTGAAAATCAGCGGGGCGAGCATTTCGTATTGGGAAGGAATGGAGGATGTGAAGCTGGAAGCGTTGGCTTTCTTTCCAAATAAAGATGCCGAGTACAAGCATTTTTACTTCAAACCAGTGGATCGGCTGAAGCTCACTGATATTCCAACACGCATTTTCAGCGAGACCGTCTATGATGTCATGCGAGCAGCAGGAAAATAA
- a CDS encoding glutathione ABC transporter substrate-binding protein codes for MKKKSFYHTLIAMTIAISTALAGCSSGQDASTNPGQAGGTAEAGKTGGTLVIARLSDANNLDPHFLSQIPSAAIVHHKVYEGLVRMDKESKYVPSLASEWKQLDDLTWEFKLRQGVTFHDGAPFNAEAVKATIARVQDPAVGSSRMNMFEAIKEVKVVDEYTVQFLLNYPYAPLLSVLASAEGSIISPKAIEQYGKDLSKNPTGTGPYKFEKWTPGQEVILVRNDNYYGGTPNLEKVVFKTVPEDTTRLAMVETGEVHVAENLPVTDIDRVQNSASMQLGRYPGFSVDHIGLNTKKKPFDDVRVRQAIAHAIDKKTIIEGVYNSVGTPAHSSITPAMVGYSPNVKDIPYDVEKAKQLLAEAGYPNGFKAKIALNDNKARISVAEVLQQQLKPIGIDLQLDVMEFGAYIEAASKGETDLFMSGWGNATGDADYNQANLYHSKAHGAPGNHSFYNNPEVDKLIDEGRKETDAEKRKQLYEKAQQIEMNEAPLIPFRFSENLAAIQKNVQGVWISPAGHIEIDEVTIQ; via the coding sequence ATGAAAAAGAAGAGCTTTTATCACACGCTGATTGCCATGACGATCGCGATATCTACGGCTTTGGCAGGGTGTTCGTCGGGGCAGGATGCGTCCACTAACCCTGGACAAGCAGGGGGTACTGCGGAAGCTGGCAAAACAGGAGGAACCCTCGTCATCGCTCGTCTGTCCGATGCGAACAACCTCGACCCGCATTTCCTGTCCCAAATCCCTTCAGCAGCAATCGTTCATCACAAAGTATACGAAGGGCTTGTGCGCATGGATAAAGAAAGCAAATACGTCCCATCCCTGGCAAGCGAGTGGAAGCAGCTCGATGACCTGACGTGGGAGTTCAAGCTTCGTCAAGGCGTGACGTTCCATGATGGCGCACCTTTCAATGCGGAAGCAGTAAAGGCTACAATCGCGCGCGTTCAGGACCCTGCCGTTGGCTCTAGCCGGATGAATATGTTTGAAGCCATCAAAGAAGTGAAAGTGGTAGATGAGTACACGGTACAATTTCTTTTGAATTATCCGTACGCACCGCTCTTGTCTGTTTTGGCGAGTGCAGAGGGTAGCATCATCAGCCCGAAAGCCATTGAACAATATGGAAAAGATTTGAGCAAGAATCCAACTGGTACGGGCCCGTACAAATTCGAGAAATGGACGCCGGGCCAAGAAGTGATTCTCGTAAGAAATGATAACTACTATGGCGGTACACCAAATTTGGAGAAAGTCGTTTTCAAAACCGTACCGGAAGACACGACGCGCCTTGCCATGGTTGAGACAGGAGAAGTTCACGTGGCAGAAAACCTGCCTGTAACAGACATTGATCGCGTGCAAAATTCTGCATCGATGCAATTGGGTCGATACCCTGGTTTCTCTGTCGATCATATCGGATTGAATACAAAGAAAAAGCCGTTTGATGATGTGCGTGTCCGCCAAGCCATTGCCCACGCAATCGACAAGAAAACCATTATTGAAGGCGTTTACAACAGCGTAGGAACGCCAGCGCACTCCTCGATTACACCAGCGATGGTTGGGTACAGCCCGAATGTAAAAGACATTCCGTATGACGTCGAGAAAGCGAAGCAATTGCTCGCAGAGGCTGGATATCCAAACGGCTTCAAAGCAAAAATCGCGTTGAATGACAACAAGGCACGGATTAGCGTAGCCGAGGTTTTGCAGCAACAGCTGAAGCCAATTGGTATTGACCTGCAACTGGATGTGATGGAATTCGGGGCTTATATCGAAGCAGCGTCCAAAGGTGAGACTGACCTGTTCATGAGTGGATGGGGAAATGCTACGGGCGATGCCGACTACAACCAAGCGAACCTGTATCACTCGAAAGCACATGGCGCCCCGGGTAATCATTCCTTCTACAACAATCCGGAAGTAGACAAGCTGATTGACGAAGGACGCAAAGAAACAGACGCAGAAAAACGGAAGCAACTCTATGAAAAAGCACAACAAATCGAAATGAACGAAGCTCCGCTCATTCCGTTCCGATTCTCCGAGAACTTGGCGGCGATTCAAAAGAATGTGCAGGGTGTATGGATTAGCCCTGCTGGTCATATTGAGATTGACGAAGTAACGATTCAATAA
- a CDS encoding DUF6973 domain-containing protein, translating into MKNGDFDKIFSEIVNFRTNNPDASQDELNDKLLEITEKYSNNSNDQFSAKASGDDYDWPVPGTTLNDQEQEMYDSNPIYGIYALGAGKTAWDYTIAKFGRNGLGDRSDAFRHAAWSLILVSMTDDAWTRAWTDAHEYGAADYSKNNPHAKMDLHNNGEGRYKATKEGLSGYTDPADVVYIIDDYIDEVYFSGDLKRLVKKSNNSEKITGKEPWDQLKVTYFTGDESDFK; encoded by the coding sequence TTGAAAAATGGGGATTTTGACAAAATTTTTAGTGAGATCGTTAATTTTAGAACAAACAATCCAGATGCTAGCCAAGATGAGCTTAATGATAAGCTTCTTGAAATCACAGAAAAGTATAGCAATAACAGCAATGACCAATTCTCCGCTAAGGCTTCTGGCGATGATTATGACTGGCCTGTACCTGGCACCACACTGAACGATCAAGAACAAGAGATGTATGACTCTAACCCAATTTATGGTATTTACGCATTGGGTGCAGGAAAAACCGCTTGGGATTATACTATTGCTAAATTCGGTCGTAATGGACTTGGTGACAGATCAGATGCATTTAGACATGCCGCATGGAGCCTAATCTTAGTTAGCATGACGGACGATGCGTGGACAAGAGCGTGGACTGACGCTCACGAATATGGAGCAGCAGATTATTCAAAAAATAACCCTCATGCAAAAATGGATTTACATAACAATGGAGAAGGAAGATATAAAGCTACTAAAGAAGGATTAAGCGGTTATACTGATCCCGCAGATGTCGTATATATCATTGATGATTATATTGATGAAGTATATTTTAGTGGTGACCTTAAAAGATTAGTAAAAAAATCGAACAATAGTGAAAAAATAACTGGTAAAGAACCGTGGGACCAACTAAAGGTTACTTATTTTACTGGTGATGAGTCTGATTTTAAATAA
- the ybaK gene encoding Cys-tRNA(Pro) deacylase: MKQGKTNAMRILDKEKIAYTMLTYATDDGKIDGIAVAQKIGREENVVYKTLISQGTSKSYYVFVIPVEAELDLKKAAKAVGEKKIEMIPVKEITKVSGYIRGGCSPVGMKKLFPTVIDQRAQLLETIIVSGGNIGVQIEMAVEGLLQATKGSLADISAI, from the coding sequence GTGAAACAGGGAAAAACGAATGCGATGCGGATATTGGACAAAGAAAAAATCGCATACACCATGCTGACGTATGCAACGGATGATGGAAAAATCGACGGAATTGCTGTCGCCCAAAAGATCGGTCGCGAAGAAAACGTTGTCTATAAAACACTGATTTCGCAAGGGACGAGCAAATCGTATTATGTGTTTGTCATTCCGGTTGAAGCCGAGCTTGATCTCAAAAAAGCGGCGAAAGCAGTCGGCGAGAAGAAGATCGAGATGATTCCCGTGAAAGAGATTACTAAAGTATCTGGCTATATTCGTGGTGGATGTTCGCCAGTTGGGATGAAGAAATTGTTTCCGACAGTGATCGATCAACGAGCACAATTGCTAGAGACGATTATTGTCAGTGGCGGAAATATTGGCGTCCAGATCGAGATGGCGGTAGAGGGCTTGTTACAAGCAACGAAAGGATCCTTGGCAGATATATCTGCAATCTAA
- a CDS encoding helix-turn-helix transcriptional regulator has protein sequence MSSTDIQENFHHFFDRMNLETQNVDQKTNLTLHPEMGEGYARRFLPRYDMEVVVSDYTFYRSRRISLSTKSPMVELNFCLKGERGIRVQGKEHQLLPGLCSLQFMSEVEARFEYGGNEPFHMLGIGIPVSTFHHFMEESNGERSIEFRQVLGKQSFRIFQEKLSPAASVALQRVMQHAAKPGTKKIEMETGVLGLLSMAFQSFLLDKETASVPLSKSDKEKIVQAREIMLECMADPPSLPALSRMIGLNDYKLKAGFKAMFGTTVFGYLREKRLEKALFLLQQGEMNVTETSSAIGYTNTSYFAEAFREKYGVNPSAFVRRSSNR, from the coding sequence TTGAGTTCTACAGATATTCAAGAAAACTTTCATCACTTTTTCGACAGAATGAATCTGGAAACACAGAATGTGGATCAGAAAACAAATCTGACCCTTCATCCAGAGATGGGTGAGGGGTATGCTCGTCGGTTTCTTCCTCGGTATGATATGGAAGTTGTTGTATCTGACTATACATTTTACCGATCACGGAGAATCTCTCTTTCTACGAAAAGCCCTATGGTAGAGCTGAATTTTTGTTTAAAAGGGGAAAGAGGGATTCGGGTGCAAGGCAAAGAGCATCAATTGCTGCCTGGTCTTTGCTCGCTACAATTCATGTCAGAAGTGGAAGCGAGGTTTGAATACGGTGGAAATGAGCCGTTCCACATGCTTGGCATCGGTATTCCGGTGTCGACCTTCCATCATTTCATGGAGGAGTCGAATGGTGAGCGTTCCATTGAATTCAGGCAAGTTCTTGGAAAACAATCGTTTCGTATCTTTCAGGAAAAGCTGTCTCCTGCTGCTTCTGTTGCACTCCAACGTGTGATGCAGCACGCCGCCAAACCGGGAACGAAAAAGATTGAGATGGAAACTGGCGTATTGGGACTGCTTTCGATGGCGTTTCAATCCTTTCTGCTTGATAAGGAAACTGCGTCTGTTCCCTTATCGAAAAGCGACAAAGAAAAGATCGTACAAGCAAGGGAGATCATGTTGGAATGCATGGCGGACCCGCCTTCATTACCTGCACTGTCCCGGATGATTGGTTTAAACGACTACAAGCTGAAGGCAGGATTTAAAGCAATGTTTGGCACAACCGTTTTTGGCTACTTGCGAGAAAAGAGGCTGGAAAAAGCCTTATTTTTACTTCAACAAGGGGAAATGAATGTGACGGAAACCTCGAGTGCCATCGGATACACGAATACAAGCTACTTTGCGGAAGCTTTCCGGGAGAAATATGGTGTCAACCCAAGCGCATTCGTGAGACGTTCCTCTAACAGGTAG